In Desulfobaccales bacterium, one DNA window encodes the following:
- a CDS encoding metallophosphoesterase, with protein sequence MLVFISDLHFVDGSAGEHNIPYRALEYFFDDLAAIANKPSNDIKEITLVLLGDIFDLLRTENWFDYPVDERPWGANEPAIEVHAQTLFDAIVNHNENQEDDKQQKWRTFQRFRQGLADLPNRCNLDADVRLFYLPGNHDRLVNRYSSLRQKVCDCLGIPPVWHDPKNFFPNTYEDLAYGVFARHGHEYDKYNYEGGIAYTWDDYQRVPIGDPITTELVARLPYVLARRLAAVSWLTSQEKARIKRNF encoded by the coding sequence ATGCTCGTATTCATCAGCGATCTGCATTTTGTGGATGGCTCCGCCGGGGAGCATAATATCCCCTATCGGGCCTTAGAGTATTTTTTCGATGACCTGGCAGCCATTGCCAACAAGCCCAGCAATGACATAAAGGAAATCACGCTCGTCTTGCTTGGGGACATCTTTGATCTCTTACGTACCGAAAACTGGTTCGATTATCCGGTGGACGAGAGACCTTGGGGCGCCAACGAGCCTGCCATCGAGGTCCACGCCCAAACGCTCTTTGATGCCATTGTGAACCACAATGAAAACCAGGAGGATGACAAGCAGCAAAAATGGCGGACTTTTCAGCGATTCCGGCAGGGCCTGGCCGACTTACCGAACCGCTGTAACCTTGATGCCGACGTCCGGCTGTTCTACCTGCCCGGCAATCATGACCGCCTGGTCAACCGGTACAGCAGCCTCAGGCAGAAAGTCTGCGACTGCCTGGGCATCCCGCCGGTCTGGCATGATCCTAAGAATTTTTTTCCCAATACCTATGAGGACCTGGCTTACGGCGTTTTTGCCCGCCATGGACATGAATATGACAAGTATAACTACGAAGGGGGGATCGCCTATACCTGGGATGATTATCAGCGGGTCCCCATCGGCGACCCCATCACCACCGAACTGGTGGCCCGGCTGCCCTATGTCCTGGCCCGGCGTTTGGCAGCCGTCTCCTGGCTCACTTCTCAGGAAAAGGCACGCATCAAGAGAAATTTTTAG
- a CDS encoding ParB/RepB/Spo0J family partition protein, whose protein sequence is MTNTIRLQEVPLVQIDMDEAALELVAAADLDRLRNSLKEVGLLNPPWLKPHAKGGRWQVVTGTRRVMAAADLGWQEITARLLPGDAPDFYCLQVYLMDNAFTRGFNLWEQAALAARLLAHCDQETLAGTYLPYMGLPPSLAFLSRLLKAATLKPPWPRLAAQGRLALTAAAQLSEWDPEDRAAAWPFLSGLRFSQSKQEEFLEQVALLARREGVSAAAILARTELRLPLADPERSPQEKTETVRQQLYRWFYPRLSAAREAFETTLGNLGWKGTPRVRLYPPAAFEGPDFRLEIKFRDAPELRQLLDEIGRLTRQEDFTDLTRS, encoded by the coding sequence TTGACTAATACTATCCGGTTGCAAGAAGTTCCCCTGGTGCAGATCGATATGGATGAAGCTGCCCTGGAATTGGTGGCGGCAGCCGATCTGGACCGTCTGAGGAATTCCCTTAAAGAAGTGGGACTGCTGAACCCTCCCTGGCTGAAGCCGCACGCCAAAGGCGGGCGTTGGCAGGTGGTTACCGGGACCAGGCGCGTTATGGCCGCCGCAGATTTGGGCTGGCAGGAGATTACCGCCCGCCTGCTGCCCGGGGACGCTCCCGATTTTTACTGCCTGCAGGTTTACCTGATGGATAATGCTTTTACCCGGGGGTTCAACCTCTGGGAGCAGGCCGCTCTGGCCGCCCGGCTGCTTGCACATTGCGACCAAGAAACGCTCGCCGGCACGTACCTGCCGTATATGGGCCTGCCCCCCTCCTTGGCGTTCTTATCGCGTCTCCTGAAGGCGGCTACTCTTAAACCGCCCTGGCCGCGCTTGGCGGCTCAAGGCCGTTTGGCCCTCACTGCCGCGGCGCAGCTTTCGGAATGGGACCCCGAGGACCGGGCTGCGGCCTGGCCGTTTCTTTCGGGGCTACGGTTTAGCCAGAGTAAGCAGGAAGAATTTCTGGAACAGGTGGCGCTCCTGGCCCGGCGGGAAGGCGTTTCAGCCGCGGCTATCCTGGCCCGAACTGAACTGCGTCTGCCTCTGGCCGACCCGGAGCGTTCCCCCCAGGAGAAAACCGAGACCGTGCGGCAGCAGTTGTACCGCTGGTTTTATCCCCGTCTGAGCGCGGCCCGGGAGGCCTTCGAGACCACCCTGGGAAATCTGGGGTGGAAGGGGACCCCCCGCGTTCGCCTGTATCCTCCCGCCGCGTTTGAAGGCCCGGATTTTCGCCTGGAAATCAAATTTCGGGATGCCCCGGAACTGCGCCAACTCCTGGATGAAATTGGCCGATTGACCCGGCAGGAAGATTTCACCGACCTGACCCGCAGTTAA
- a CDS encoding NAD(P)H-dependent oxidoreductase — protein sequence MTEHYHVVAINGSPHEGFGNTSQMLAMLGQHLSQAGVELEEIFLSKHQIGFCTGCATCLETGACWVRDDYNSVVRSVLEADAVILASPVYFFNVTAQMKTFLDRSLGYGHRPRGDWKPGLALSVSAGHGETWVADYLGQVMRAFGAFPVGKLTAIAVGPGEFLGREAVEARAADLARDLVQAVKEKRRYPPTDQDLAFWQFMSNLVKENRDLMAADYEHWQEQGLFKSFETYVGQTRSRQTPDMTAPPPKAKMRQKTAPAAAPPPKAESPAAGSGTLLELMTQMPGALNPAAAAGLTAIYQFEVNGAENFTAHLVIADGQATFHEGPADKPSLIIKTPAEVWLAISKGELDGTQAFLGGQFRIKGDLGLLIKLKTLFIA from the coding sequence ATGACCGAGCACTACCATGTGGTGGCTATCAACGGCTCCCCGCACGAAGGCTTCGGCAACACCTCTCAGATGCTGGCTATGCTGGGGCAGCACCTGTCCCAGGCCGGGGTGGAACTGGAAGAGATTTTTCTGAGTAAACACCAGATAGGCTTTTGCACCGGGTGCGCCACCTGCCTGGAAACGGGGGCCTGCTGGGTCAGGGATGACTATAACTCGGTAGTCCGTTCGGTCCTGGAGGCCGACGCCGTGATCCTGGCCTCGCCGGTCTATTTTTTCAATGTCACCGCCCAAATGAAGACTTTTCTGGACCGGTCCCTGGGCTATGGCCACCGGCCCCGGGGCGACTGGAAACCGGGGTTGGCGTTGAGCGTCTCTGCGGGCCATGGCGAAACCTGGGTAGCCGATTACCTGGGCCAGGTTATGCGGGCCTTTGGCGCCTTTCCTGTGGGGAAGTTGACCGCCATCGCTGTGGGCCCGGGGGAATTTTTGGGCCGGGAGGCAGTGGAGGCCCGGGCTGCCGACCTGGCCAGGGATTTGGTTCAGGCCGTCAAGGAGAAACGGCGTTATCCGCCTACGGACCAGGATTTGGCTTTCTGGCAATTTATGAGCAACCTGGTCAAAGAAAACCGGGATCTTATGGCGGCAGACTACGAGCACTGGCAAGAACAGGGGCTCTTTAAAAGCTTCGAGACCTACGTGGGACAGACCCGGTCCCGCCAAACCCCGGATATGACGGCACCCCCGCCGAAAGCCAAAATGCGGCAGAAGACCGCCCCGGCGGCGGCTCCCCCTCCCAAGGCGGAGTCCCCCGCGGCGGGTTCCGGCACCCTTTTGGAACTCATGACACAGATGCCCGGAGCCTTGAACCCGGCCGCCGCAGCAGGTCTCACGGCCATATATCAGTTTGAGGTGAATGGAGCCGAAAACTTCACCGCCCACCTGGTGATTGCCGACGGGCAAGCCACTTTTCATGAAGGACCGGCGGACAAACCCAGTCTTATCATTAAGACCCCGGCGGAAGTGTGGCTGGCCATCTCCAAGGGGGAACTGGACGGCACCCAGGCCTTCCTCGGCGGTCAATTTCGGATTAAGGGTGACCTGGGCCTATTGATTAAGTTGAAAACCCTGTTTATAGCCTAA
- a CDS encoding acyl-CoA thioesterase has protein sequence MQKNPPLAEGVHRTQVRVRFGDTDPYGIVYFVSYFRYCHRAIEEFLRAAGLPPEETFKNVREGFGLPIVEAWGRFRRPSQYGALLHIETRIQEVRAKAILFRFEFYPETGRELLAEGTATLVAIGADWRVRELPERIKAALSQGT, from the coding sequence ATGCAAAAGAACCCGCCTTTGGCAGAAGGGGTCCATCGCACCCAGGTGCGAGTGCGTTTCGGAGACACGGACCCCTACGGCATCGTCTATTTTGTCAGCTATTTCCGCTACTGCCACCGGGCCATCGAAGAATTCCTGCGGGCTGCGGGTCTCCCCCCTGAAGAGACTTTTAAAAATGTCCGGGAGGGCTTCGGCCTGCCCATCGTGGAGGCCTGGGGCCGCTTCCGTCGTCCCAGCCAATACGGCGCCCTGCTGCACATCGAAACCCGTATCCAGGAGGTGCGCGCCAAGGCCATCCTGTTTCGCTTTGAGTTCTACCCGGAAACCGGCCGGGAACTGCTGGCCGAGGGCACGGCCACCCTGGTGGCCATCGGCGCCGACTGGCGGGTGCGAGAGCTGCCGGAGAGGATTAAGGCGGCTTTGTCACAAGGAACATGA
- a CDS encoding bifunctional diguanylate cyclase/phosphodiesterase, whose translation MNNALRLLFNHDDSYLDFHDYFLLKDKIISLIDNDQLTIHFQPIYSSNDGTVYAYEALTRINNNKFFKSIPDLFKSAIQCNFISHLDVICRANALKHSALQGLKQTNAYICINICPETLMNPDHLVGLTDELAEEHGISKNKIILEITEESAINDMELFKTTIKRYRNRGYKIAIDDFGAGYGGLKMLSLIEPELVKIDCHFIANIDQVPIKYNLVDAIATACHRMGIKIVAEGIEREEELTIILDMGIELLQGFYLGRPSPQLKTSPVSLPLRLATGTNDPSLNLEQNFMGEIAQRIEPILPSESVIRAFHRFTSQPELRGLPVVEDDRVRGMLHRQRFLENQMLGRYGYGFALNDRKKVEHLMERKFLMVEANATIQNVAQMIQIRKNNFLYDDICVTKNGKYVGTVSVLSILDALTEKSILLARGANPLSGLPGNEFIQREIEQRLSQKVHFDICYLDLDNFKPFNDHYGFERGDVVIKGVAQILRDYVETEKDDFNFVGHIGGDDFIMILRPQISVSVCETIIQNFAAQLHLWHGTNDHQKGFYVAKNRRGNEENYNLLSISIGIVCTEDINARSYGQIASIATEVKKAAKLQEGSAIIKNKRLAV comes from the coding sequence ATGAATAACGCCTTGAGATTGTTATTTAACCATGATGATAGTTATTTGGATTTTCATGATTATTTTCTTTTAAAAGATAAGATCATAAGTTTAATTGATAATGATCAGCTAACGATCCATTTTCAGCCGATTTATTCTAGTAACGATGGCACCGTCTATGCGTATGAAGCTTTGACTCGGATTAATAATAATAAATTTTTTAAAAGCATCCCTGATTTGTTTAAAAGTGCGATTCAGTGTAATTTCATTTCGCATCTTGATGTGATTTGCCGGGCAAACGCTTTGAAACATTCAGCGTTACAGGGATTAAAACAAACCAACGCATATATTTGTATTAATATTTGTCCTGAAACCTTGATGAATCCGGATCACCTGGTTGGGCTAACCGACGAACTGGCGGAAGAACATGGCATTTCCAAGAACAAGATAATTCTTGAGATAACAGAAGAAAGCGCCATTAATGATATGGAATTATTTAAGACCACGATAAAACGATATCGCAACCGGGGCTATAAGATCGCTATAGATGACTTTGGAGCCGGCTATGGCGGCTTAAAGATGCTCTCTCTTATCGAACCGGAACTAGTAAAAATTGATTGTCACTTTATTGCAAATATAGACCAGGTCCCGATTAAATATAATCTCGTGGATGCCATCGCCACTGCCTGCCATCGGATGGGCATCAAAATTGTGGCCGAGGGGATCGAAAGGGAAGAAGAATTAACCATAATTTTAGATATGGGCATCGAGTTGCTGCAAGGATTTTATCTCGGCCGGCCTAGCCCCCAGTTAAAGACCAGTCCGGTCAGCCTGCCGCTGCGACTGGCCACGGGGACGAATGATCCCTCATTGAATCTCGAACAAAACTTTATGGGAGAGATTGCCCAAAGAATAGAGCCGATTCTCCCTTCGGAATCGGTCATCAGGGCATTCCATCGGTTTACTTCTCAACCCGAGTTAAGAGGGTTACCCGTGGTGGAAGATGACCGGGTAAGAGGCATGCTGCATCGCCAAAGGTTCCTGGAGAATCAAATGCTGGGCCGGTATGGCTATGGCTTTGCTCTCAATGACCGCAAGAAAGTTGAGCACCTGATGGAACGGAAATTCCTCATGGTCGAAGCCAACGCCACCATTCAGAATGTGGCTCAAATGATCCAGATACGCAAAAACAATTTCTTGTATGATGACATCTGCGTAACCAAAAATGGGAAATACGTCGGCACCGTATCGGTTTTGAGCATTCTTGATGCCTTAACCGAAAAAAGCATCCTCTTGGCCCGGGGCGCCAATCCACTCAGTGGACTGCCTGGAAACGAATTCATCCAGAGGGAAATTGAACAGCGTCTTTCTCAGAAAGTGCACTTTGACATCTGCTATCTGGACCTGGACAATTTCAAACCTTTTAATGATCATTACGGGTTTGAACGAGGCGATGTGGTTATCAAAGGCGTGGCTCAAATCCTCCGGGATTATGTCGAGACTGAAAAAGACGATTTCAATTTTGTGGGCCATATCGGGGGTGATGACTTCATCATGATCTTACGCCCCCAAATATCCGTATCAGTGTGTGAGACCATTATTCAAAACTTCGCAGCGCAACTGCATCTCTGGCACGGCACGAATGATCATCAGAAAGGGTTTTATGTTGCCAAGAATCGCCGGGGTAATGAAGAAAACTATAATCTCTTATCCATCTCCATCGGCATAGTCTGCACGGAAGATATCAATGCCAGATCTTATGGGCAGATTGCTTCTATTGCTACTGAGGTCAAAAAGGCGGCCAAATTGCAGGAAGGCTCCGCCATCATCAAGAACAAGCGGTTGGCGGTATGA
- a CDS encoding PEP-CTERM sorting domain-containing protein (PEP-CTERM proteins occur, often in large numbers, in the proteomes of bacteria that also encode an exosortase, a predicted intramembrane cysteine proteinase. The presence of a PEP-CTERM domain at a protein's C-terminus predicts cleavage within the sorting domain, followed by covalent anchoring to some some component of the (usually Gram-negative) cell surface. Many PEP-CTERM proteins exhibit an unusual sequence composition that includes large numbers of potential glycosylation sites. Expression of one such protein has been shown restore the ability of a bacterium to form floc, a type of biofilm.) — protein sequence MRKKMVILALTIALCGAFPLAAYSLSSVPQAVDFHAELFSGSISFAGENHTLVGDLPNVGMMVDYWVMFDPHFYGQPVRFYEVSEGLGAVNITFETGPRIGTVPGGFSTDYFFDSGGFIKIDYVSPSAYPVLSGFFEDARVDGEGLTAHIRCDFITHNYVGGGTGLLQIDFSGAGVAPDPFTITNFQELRLFTAPVPGTVVLLGSGLLGLVGLRRFRKS from the coding sequence ATGAGAAAGAAAATGGTAATTTTGGCCTTAACGATCGCGTTATGTGGAGCTTTCCCTCTGGCAGCATATTCCTTATCATCAGTGCCACAGGCAGTTGATTTCCACGCAGAGCTCTTTTCCGGTTCTATTTCTTTTGCCGGTGAGAATCACACGCTGGTTGGGGATCTTCCCAATGTAGGAATGATGGTTGATTATTGGGTGATGTTTGATCCCCATTTTTATGGCCAGCCCGTTCGTTTCTACGAAGTGTCGGAAGGCCTGGGTGCCGTCAATATCACTTTTGAGACAGGTCCTCGCATTGGCACCGTCCCTGGTGGTTTTAGCACAGACTATTTTTTCGATAGTGGTGGTTTTATCAAAATTGATTATGTGAGCCCCAGCGCCTATCCGGTGTTGAGCGGCTTTTTTGAGGATGCACGTGTCGATGGGGAGGGGCTTACTGCGCATATTCGTTGCGACTTCATAACTCATAATTATGTTGGTGGAGGGACAGGTTTGTTACAAATCGATTTCTCGGGAGCCGGTGTAGCTCCTGACCCATTTACAATTACAAATTTCCAAGAGCTCAGATTGTTCACCGCGCCCGTACCCGGTACGGTGGTACTCCTGGGTTCCGGCCTCCTGGGCCTCGTGGGGTTGAGGAGGTTCAGGAAAAGTTAA
- a CDS encoding universal stress protein — MTTTSPATLFPKILVCTDGSPDSEGAIAAVLQLAQTTGSKIFLLEVLYFLAGYELQSPDALMPPVVNLELMQAQETAVQERLERQKAEAAKQGVTLETRTRTGSSAYEGIMEEAQELKPDLIIMGRHGYTGLTRLLMGSTTARVIGHSPCHVLVVPQGVTLNFQRLLIASDGSPFSEAAWQETLALAQAMGSALIAVSVAPDERDIPAATQAVQNLEQAAQKQGLTLDTMILTGRPDEAIVNAAIFKEASLIVVGSHGRTGLKRLLMGSVAERVIGHAKCPVLVVKKK; from the coding sequence ATGACTACAACCAGCCCAGCAACCCTGTTTCCCAAAATCCTGGTGTGCACTGACGGCTCCCCTGACAGCGAAGGGGCCATTGCCGCCGTCCTCCAATTAGCTCAAACCACCGGAAGCAAAATCTTTCTGTTGGAAGTGCTCTATTTTCTGGCGGGTTATGAACTGCAATCGCCGGATGCCTTGATGCCCCCGGTGGTCAATCTGGAATTGATGCAGGCCCAGGAAACCGCGGTGCAAGAGCGTTTGGAGCGGCAGAAAGCCGAGGCGGCCAAGCAGGGGGTAACCCTGGAGACCCGGACCCGCACCGGTTCCTCGGCTTATGAAGGCATCATGGAAGAAGCCCAAGAGCTAAAGCCTGATTTGATTATCATGGGCCGTCACGGCTATACCGGCTTGACCCGATTGCTCATGGGCAGCACCACCGCCCGGGTCATCGGCCACAGTCCCTGCCACGTGCTGGTGGTGCCTCAAGGAGTTACCTTAAATTTTCAACGTCTCCTGATCGCCAGTGACGGCTCACCCTTCAGCGAGGCCGCCTGGCAAGAAACTCTCGCCCTGGCCCAAGCCATGGGCAGCGCCCTGATCGCCGTTTCAGTGGCCCCAGACGAGCGGGATATACCCGCGGCTACCCAGGCGGTCCAAAACTTGGAGCAGGCCGCCCAAAAGCAGGGCCTCACCCTGGACACCATGATTCTCACGGGGCGGCCGGATGAAGCCATCGTCAATGCCGCCATTTTCAAGGAAGCCAGCCTCATCGTCGTGGGCAGCCACGGCCGCACCGGCTTAAAGCGGCTCCTGATGGGATCCGTGGCTGAACGGGTCATCGGCCACGCCAAATGCCCGGTCCTGGTAGTAAAGAAAAAATAG
- a CDS encoding universal stress protein codes for MENILDIFPPLICPARWDKLMVCTDGSAGANNAVAGTLDLAKVCGSQVFVVQVLEIVPEFQAVMPDVRSILAQEAKRNMEVIEAEAAKLGVPVQLLLPEGQQPYAAIVAEVEKIAPDLVILGRRGKHGLADILMGSVTARVIGHSPVNVLVVPKGGAIGFQRILVASDGSPHSEVTWDLALAMAKQAASQLIAVAVAPEEGDIIEAQALVHKLLTAANRAGMPLKGVSPQGVAPDAGIIHQAIKNEVDLIIMGSHGRTGLKRLLMGSVTERVIGQSPCPVLVVKQ; via the coding sequence ATGGAAAATATTCTGGACATATTCCCGCCGTTAATCTGTCCCGCCCGATGGGATAAACTGATGGTCTGCACCGACGGCTCGGCCGGGGCGAATAACGCCGTGGCCGGTACTCTGGATTTGGCCAAGGTCTGCGGCAGCCAGGTCTTTGTGGTCCAGGTCCTGGAAATTGTGCCGGAATTTCAGGCGGTGATGCCTGACGTCAGGAGCATTCTGGCACAAGAGGCCAAAAGGAACATGGAGGTCATTGAGGCCGAGGCCGCCAAACTGGGGGTGCCCGTCCAGCTTTTGTTGCCTGAAGGCCAGCAGCCCTATGCCGCCATCGTGGCGGAAGTCGAAAAAATTGCCCCCGACCTGGTGATCCTGGGCCGGCGAGGCAAACACGGCCTGGCCGACATCCTTATGGGCAGCGTCACCGCCCGGGTCATCGGCCACAGCCCGGTGAACGTCCTGGTGGTGCCCAAAGGCGGCGCCATTGGGTTTCAGCGGATCTTGGTCGCGTCCGACGGCTCGCCTCACAGCGAGGTAACCTGGGACCTTGCCCTGGCCATGGCCAAACAGGCGGCGAGCCAGTTGATTGCCGTCGCGGTGGCCCCGGAAGAAGGGGATATCATTGAAGCCCAAGCCCTGGTCCATAAGCTGCTCACCGCCGCCAACCGCGCCGGCATGCCGCTGAAGGGAGTGTCGCCCCAGGGAGTCGCCCCGGATGCCGGCATCATCCACCAAGCCATCAAAAATGAGGTTGATCTGATCATCATGGGGAGCCACGGCCGCACCGGTCTGAAAAGGCTCCTTATGGGGAGCGTTACCGAACGGGTTATCGGCCAATCTCCCTGTCCTGTCTTGGTAGTAAAGCAGTGA
- a CDS encoding sulfite exporter TauE/SafE family protein, with amino-acid sequence MLDMFNVYLPIAEMQFNALILVAIGFSVGVLGGFFGVGGAWVVTPALNIFGFPMAYAIGTDLAHIFGKSIVATAKHRKMGNVDMKLGLMSIVGSVIGVEIGAQNVMWLTKLGIAGPVVRYLYMFLLFGLGIYMLYDYATKDKRAAAQAAKVAEAARAGLAPPVRKSWNLPPMIHFPASGITISFWTVSGVFLFTGWLSGLLGVGGGFIRMPALIYLIGCPTAIAVGTDLFSVLFSGAYGCFTYGIKGRVEIIAAVLMLFGAAIGAQVGVTAVKYIRGYGIRLLFAIMIILAGSSVALKQFNMTTTAAWVVMCAALGMCVVIMVKLWNGFQKEKAEKMAMKGGA; translated from the coding sequence ATGCTTGATATGTTTAATGTATATTTACCCATCGCCGAGATGCAATTCAATGCCCTCATCCTGGTGGCCATCGGCTTTTCGGTAGGGGTGCTGGGCGGCTTCTTCGGGGTGGGCGGCGCCTGGGTGGTGACCCCGGCGCTGAATATTTTCGGCTTTCCCATGGCTTACGCCATCGGCACCGACCTGGCCCACATCTTCGGCAAATCCATCGTGGCCACGGCCAAACACCGCAAGATGGGCAACGTGGACATGAAATTGGGGCTCATGTCCATCGTGGGCTCGGTCATCGGGGTGGAGATCGGGGCCCAGAACGTTATGTGGCTGACCAAGCTGGGCATCGCCGGCCCGGTGGTGCGTTATTTATATATGTTCCTGCTTTTCGGGCTGGGCATCTACATGCTTTATGATTACGCCACCAAGGACAAGCGGGCCGCGGCCCAGGCGGCCAAAGTGGCCGAAGCGGCCCGGGCGGGATTGGCGCCCCCGGTACGAAAGTCCTGGAACCTGCCGCCGATGATTCACTTCCCGGCCTCGGGCATCACCATCTCCTTTTGGACGGTGAGCGGGGTATTTCTCTTTACCGGCTGGCTCTCCGGCCTCCTGGGCGTAGGCGGCGGCTTCATCCGCATGCCGGCCTTGATTTATCTCATCGGCTGCCCCACTGCCATCGCGGTGGGCACCGACCTGTTCTCGGTGCTGTTCTCCGGGGCGTATGGCTGCTTCACGTACGGCATTAAGGGCCGGGTGGAAATCATCGCCGCGGTTCTGATGCTCTTCGGCGCTGCCATCGGGGCCCAGGTGGGCGTGACTGCGGTTAAGTACATCCGGGGCTACGGCATCCGGCTGCTCTTTGCCATTATGATCATCCTGGCCGGCTCCTCCGTGGCCCTGAAGCAATTCAATATGACTACTACCGCCGCCTGGGTGGTTATGTGCGCCGCCCTGGGTATGTGCGTGGTGATCATGGTCAAGCTGTGGAACGGCTTCCAGAAAGAAAAGGCTGAGAAGATGGCTATGAAAGGAGGGGCCTAA
- a CDS encoding universal stress protein yields MKILVPVDGSAYSLKAVETACDLAKSQPPSSLVLVAVAVEIPELGEGRYIYDKMKAQAEAALEQAAEVARKCGTVGEVLLATGASPADEIVQVAKVQKADLIVIGSRGLAGKTSSFVGSTASQVVTYSPCSVLVVKAQD; encoded by the coding sequence ATGAAAATCCTGGTTCCTGTAGATGGGTCAGCTTACTCCCTAAAGGCAGTGGAAACCGCCTGCGACCTGGCAAAATCTCAACCACCCTCTTCCCTGGTGTTGGTGGCGGTGGCAGTGGAAATTCCCGAACTGGGAGAAGGGAGATACATCTACGATAAAATGAAGGCTCAAGCTGAGGCGGCCCTGGAGCAAGCTGCGGAAGTCGCCCGGAAATGCGGCACCGTGGGCGAGGTGCTCCTGGCCACCGGAGCTTCCCCGGCGGATGAGATCGTCCAGGTGGCTAAAGTTCAAAAAGCCGACCTCATCGTTATCGGCAGCCGGGGGCTGGCGGGCAAGACCAGTTCCTTCGTTGGCAGCACCGCCTCCCAGGTGGTAACCTATTCACCCTGCTCGGTCCTGGTGGTCAAGGCCCAGGATTGA